Proteins from one Panicum virgatum strain AP13 chromosome 7K, P.virgatum_v5, whole genome shotgun sequence genomic window:
- the LOC120641206 gene encoding ras-related protein Rab-2-B-like — translation MSYAYLFKYIIIGDTGVGKSCLLLQFTDKRFQPVHDLTIGVEFGARMITIDNKPIKLQIWDTAGQESFRSITRSYYRGAAGALLVYDITRRETFNHLASWLEDARQHANANMTIMLVGNKCDLSHRRAVSYEEGEQFAKEHGLIFMEASAKTAQNVEEVFVKTAGAIYKKIQDGVFDVSNESYGIKVGYAVPGQSGGAGSSSSQGGGCCS, via the exons ATGTCGTACGCCTACCTCTTCAAGTACATCATCATCGGCGACACAG GCGTCGGCAAGTCGTGCCTGCTGCTGCAGTTCACCGACAAGCGCTTCCAGCCCGTGCACGACCTCACCATCGGCGTCGAGTTCGGGGCGCGGATGATCACCATCGACAACAAGCCCATCAAGCTCCAGATTTGGGACACG GCAGGCCAAGAGTCATTCAGATCCATAACTAGATCATACTACAGAGGGGCCGCAGGTGCTCTTTTGGTCTATGATATCACCAG GAGGGAGACTTTCAATCACCTCGCAAGCTGGCTGGAGGATGCGAGGCAGCACGCCAACGCCAACATGACGATAATGCTGGTTGGGAACAAATGTGATCTGTCTCACAGGCGTGCAGTGAGCTACGAGGAAGGCGAGCAGTTTGCAAAGGAACATGGCCTGATCTTCATGGAGGCATCTGCAAAAACCGCACAAAACGTCGAGGAG GTATTTGTTAAGACTGCTGGAGCGATCTACAAGAAAATCCAAGATGGTGTTTTCGATGTATCTAATgag TCTTATGGAATCAAAGTTGGATACGCAGTCCCTGGCCAGTCCGGAGGCGCTGGTTCGTCGTCCTCTCAAGGCGGTGGCTGCTGCAGCTAA
- the LOC120641208 gene encoding small nuclear ribonucleoprotein SmD1a-like codes for MKLVRFLMKLNNETVTIELKNGTVVHGTITGVDISMNTHLKTVKLTLKGKNPVTLDHLSVRGNNIRYYILPDSLNLETLLVEETPRVKPKKPTTGKPLGRGRGRGRGRGRGRGPR; via the exons ATGAAGCTCGTCAG GTTCTTGATGAAGCTGAACAACGAGACGGTCACCATCGAGCTCAAGAATGGCACGGTGGTCCATGGCACCATCACAG GTGTTGACATAAGCATGAATACTCATCTGAAGACAGTGAAGCTTACATTGAAAGGGAAGAATCCTGTGACCCTTGACCACCTCAGTGTGCGAGGGAACAACATTCGCTATTATATTCTTCCTGACAGCTTAAACCTGGAAACTTTGCTGGTGGAGGAAACCCCTAGAGTCAAGCCTAAGAAGCCAACTACAG GAAAGCCTCTGGGACGTGGTCGAGGCCGTGGTCGTGGACGTGGTCGGGGCCGGGGTCCGCGCTGA
- the LOC120641209 gene encoding protein FATTY ACID EXPORT 1, chloroplastic-like — MAAAAQLHGSAATAAAYRRTRAYSVPSSCRALWSPLVGYPKLSISTKGVGLKPFGFAAKISTNENTQVEELNLQSDQMKEFVQAEGHSQKRSAKIHDFCLGIPFGGLLFSMGLLGYMFSRSTISIVLGVAPGLATLLLGTLSLKFWRSGKSSFLFILAQAAISAFLAWKYSHAYFLTNRLLPWGFYASLSTAMACFYGYVLLAGGNPPPKKLAAIPPQ; from the exons atggcggcggcggcgcagctgcaCGGATCGGCCGCGACCGCGGCGGCCTACCGCCGGACTCGAGCCTACTCAGTTCCATCCTCATGCCGGGCGCTCTGGAGCCCTCTCGTGGGTTACCCGAAG CTTTCGATTTCTACCAAGGGAGTTGGGTTGAAGCCATTTGGTTTTGCTGCTAAAATTTCAACAAATGAGAACACTCAAGTTGAAGAATTAAACTTGCAATCAGATCAGATGAAGGAATTTGTACAGGCAGAGGGACACTCCCAGAAGAGGAGTGCTAAAATCCATGACTTTTGTCTTGGGATCCCTTTTG GTGGTCTTTTATTTTCCATGGGCCTTCTAGGATACATGTTCTCCAGAAGTACCATAAGTATTGTCTTGGGCGTTGCACCAGGGCTTGCCACTCTGCTACTTGGTACACTCAGTCTAAAGTTTTGGAGGAGCGGTAAATCCAGTTTCCTGTTTATCCTGGCCCAAGCAG CAATTTCTGCTTTCCTGGCTTGGAAGTATTCTCACGCTTACTTCTTG ACAAACAGACTCCTTCCTTGGGGCTTCTATGCTTCCCTAAG CACTGCAATGGCTTGTTTCTACGGGTATGTGCTGCTTGCCGGAGGAAATCCCCCACCAAAGAAGTTGGCGGCCATCCCACCGCAGTAA
- the LOC120643056 gene encoding transcription factor MYB80-like, protein MGRVPCCEKDNVKRGQWTPEEDNKLLSYITQYGTRNWRLIPKNAGLQRCGKSCRLRWTNYLRPDLKHGEFTDAEEQTIIKLHSVVGNRWSVIAAQLPGRTDNDVKNHWNTKLKKKLSGMGIDPVTHKSFSHLMAEIATTLAPPQVAHLAEAALGCFKDEMLHLLTKKRPTDFPSPAVPAMPGIAAPCGFPAPPPQQQQQPDDTIERIKMGLSRAIMSDPGATADKQQQQQQPPWTPADMPEGLAGMFAAYNPAAHGQEEFRCDNGMVLGGAGREPDRGTSMWSHQSLYSGSSGTEPAARSAPPALPERGNDSVGSSGGDEEADGGKGGSDMSSLFGSDCVLWDLPDELTNHMV, encoded by the exons atgggGCGCGTCCCGTGCTGCGAGAAGGACAACGTGAAGCGCGGGCAGTGGACTCCTGAGGAGGACAACAAGCTGCTCTCCTACATCACGCAGTACGGCACACGCAACTGGCGCCTCATCCCCAAGAATGCCG ggctgCAGCGGTGCGGCAAGAGCTGCCGGCTCCGGTGGACCAACTACCTGCGGCCCGACCTGAAGCACGGCGAGTTCACGGACGCCGAGGAGCAGACCATCATCAAGCTGCACTCGGTCGTCGGCAACCGGTGGTCGGTGATCGCGGCGCAGCTGCCGGGGCGCACGGACAACGACGTCAAGAACCACTGgaacaccaagctcaagaagAAGCTGTCCGGGATGGGCATCGACCCCGTCACCCACAAGTCCTTCTCCCACCTCATGGCCGAGATCGCCAccacgctcgcgccgccgcaggtCGCGCACCTCGCCGAGGCCGCGCTGGGGTGCTTCAAGGACGAGATGCTCCACCTCCTCACCAAGAAGCGCCCCACCGACTTCCCCTCGCCCGCCGTGCCCGCCATGCCCGGGATCGCCGCGCCCTGCGgcttccccgcgccgccgccgcagcagcagcagcagcccgacGACACCATCGAGCGCATCAAGATGGGCCTGTCCCGCGCCATCATGAGCGaccccggcgccaccgccgacaagcagcagcagcagcagcagccgccttgGACGCCGGCCGACATGCCCGAGGGGCTGGCGGGGATGTTCGCCGCGTACAACCCCGCCGCGCACGGCCAGGAGGAGTTCCGGTGCGACAACGGGATGgtcctcggcggcgccggccgcgagcCGGACCGGGGCACATCGATGTGGAGCCACCAGAGCTTGTACAGCGGCAGCTCGGGCACCGAGCCGGCGGCCAGGTCGGCGCCGCCGGCATTGCCGGAGAGAGGCAACGACAGcgtcggcagcagcggcggcgacgaggaggcggacggcgggaaGGGCGGCTCCGACATGTCCAGCTTGTTCGGATCCGACTGTGTACTCTGGGATTTGCCTGACGAGCTTACAAATCACATGGTGTAA